aattctttccctttttctctatGTCCGAAGTTTTTCATAATGTTGGGGAAAACAGCCGTAACCAGTTGAAACTACTGCCCGTCTCCACTCGTTTCCCGGAGCCTGTTTACATTTCTCCCGTCCACTTAAAAACATATCCTCTTTCTCAGTTTGTTTTGACATTGGTATTTGCCAGTTTTTTCTAAGGTCTAAGTGGTTGTAATTTCTTTTTCGTTGCGGATATCCATTTTCGTTcctggtttttgcattttttttcccgAGAGCGCTCCAGTCAAACACCGCGACGATCACGGTGGCCCGCAGACAGTGCGCAGTCGGGGAGTGATACGTCGCACTCCAGCGCCTGCGCACTCGCGGCTGCGTCTCTGCGCCCCGCACTGGACGTGGGCACACCACGTGACCCCCCCCCGCTGCCATCTTCCTTCCTGGCAGCAGCGTCCGCGTACCAGTGCGCAGACGCAGGGGTCGGCGCCGGGTGAGAGCGTGCGGCAGGGTAAGGGAGCCGTCTTCTCAGGTCAGGGGTCCCGGGTGTCCTGAGAGTGGGGGCTGCGAGAGGGTGGGGCCGGCCACCTTGGGACCCTCGGGCGTGTCTCCCCGAGTGGGCTGCGGTCAGAGGAGCGTGGGCCGGGGCCTGGCGGTCTCAGAGGGCCAGGGTGGGGGGGTGCGGGTCCGACCGTGGGCGCCCGACCTGGCGACAGGAGGGAGTGTCCAGCGACCCCGGGGCGGGAGAACCGGCGGCTCCCGAACGCGACCTCACAGCCCGCGCGCAGGGCCGGCTCCGGTGCCGCGGTGTCCTCCGGGCCCTGCAGGCCCAGCTCTTCCCAGCCGGGGCCGCTGAACCCTAAGGGCCGGGGCGCGTGGGGAAGCAGGGGCGGGCGACCGGGGTGCCAAAGTTCCGTGCTCTTCCTGAGCGGGGGCCTGGCCCGAAACTGGCCCGAGGGAGGGCCCCTGGGTCTGGGAAGAGTTGGAGGGAGGAGCTCATCAGTTGAACCGCCCTCGACCTGGTGTCTGTTTGGAAAGGGATGCGGCCTAAGTTTAAGCTCCCTCCCAGCCAAGTGAGCCGCTCCTCAACATCGCGGGGCTTTGCACACTCACCTACACTTGCAGCGGcgggaaagggaaggaagccaCCGTCCACTGCCCCTTATTCTGCTGGCACACTTGGCTGATTAAGGCAGTGTTGAAGctcaggtcgaggctgcagctgGTATGGGAACACCCTCAGACCCTGTGGTCCCTGCCTTCCCAAGCCTCAGTGAAACAGAGAAAAGGAAGCCTTAAAGAGCAGGTGGAAATGCAGGAGAAGCTAtaactcctttttttctctctcccataGATTCACCACAACATGGCAAATCTTTTTATAAGGAAAATGGTGAACCCTCTGCTATATCTCAGTCGTCACACAGTGAAGCCTCGAGCCCTCTCCACATTTCTATTTGGATCCCTTCGAGGTGCAGCCCCCGTGGCTATGGAACCCGGGGCAGCAGTGCGCTCACTTCTCTCACCCGGCCTCCTGCCCCACCTGCTGCCTGCGCTGGGGTTCAAAAACAAGACTGTCCTTAAGAAGCGCTGCAAGGACTGTTACCTGGTGAAGAGGCGGGGTCGGTGGTACGTCTATTGTAAAACCCATCCGAGGCACAAGCAGAGACAGATGTAGACCCTTTCCCTCCAGAGTCACGCACATACTCATCATTGCATCACTTGGGAGAATGGTTGTATCTTACGGAAGGAATTATCACATCAAGGAGTCAGGGGAAAGTGACTGGAAGCAAACGCCCTAAAAGTTACCCATCACGTTTCAGTGTAAATGAGTAACTATAGAAGACATTGCGTTATCTTATTTCCACAACGTTCCAACTAAAAAACATTTTCCTATTAAAATAGACCTTCTGAATAGCTtagttcattcattctctcttAACTCAGGCTGCAGGTAGGGATTGGATGGTGCTGGGTGAGGCTGGGCAGGACTTCTCTATGTCTCCGTGAGGCTGCTTAGAGCCTCTTGGAAGAAGTGGTGTTTTGGTCACCCGTCACTGTACAAGCCAAGGCTTGGTGGCTTAAATCAGCCATTTTACATTGCTCACGATTTTGTGAGGCATTTGGGATGGGCTCAGCTGAGCAGTTTGTCTGATCTGTGTGGCATTAACTGCAGGacccacttccaagatggcaccgGCTCTCCTGTCTGGGGTCTCAGTGCTCCTCAGGCTGTACGTAGCACCTCCTCAGGCAGGGCCCACAGTGTGGCTTGCACTGCCCCACAGTGAGCTTCCCGAGAGTGTCCCGAGAGACCCAAGCAGATGCTACGAGGCTTCCTATGACCCAGCCTCAGAAATTCCATTGTGTCATTTCTACCGCACTCTTTCAGTCCCTAGGGTGAGCCCAGATTCAGGGGGAGGCGAGGAGCTCCCCTTGCTAGAGGATGACCACACCTACAGCTAGTAAGGACTTGGAGGGATGGAGTGGGCTGGTCCTTCCCTGGTCATCGGGATTCAGAGTTGAGTGAGCCCCATGCCTTGGGGGAGCACTGTCGTCAACatgaatttgggggtggggagcacaGTCCAACCCAGAGCAGATGCTGAGATGGGACGGCCTTCTCACGGCTCCTTTCCTCCTGGCCAGGGACACCTCCCCTTCTCCCAGAAAGGAGTTTCGTGAGACAGGAGACCACGCAAGAAGCCTAGCACGGGGGGAGCGCCCTCCCACCCAGATCGGCAGCAGGGGCGCAGCAGGGTCACCCAGAAAGGCCTGGTGGGGCGGCAGAGGGGGCACCATGGCCACATGAGGGCCAAAACTCCTCCCCAGCACCCACATCACTTCTCCAGGGGGAACAGACGCTGGCGTGGGTTGCTGTGAACTCTGTGCTGTGCCCATTCACCCTCACGAAGGGCCTCTGCAAGCAGCTTGACGTGGGCATTGCAGCCCACAGGCGTCTGGCCAGTTGAAGAAGGTGGAGGGCGTTATTACCTGAAAGAAAAGGGAACCAGCTCTGCGAAGAGCCTGCTTCTGTTGTGCAGTGTAAGGGAAGCCCTCTCTCAAGCCGTTCTTAAGTGAGGAGTTGATGCATTAGTGTGTCTGTCATGGGGGCCCCTGAAAGTGTCAGAAGCCAGACCCCACTAGGAGACCTGTTATGCACTGGGGCTGAGAATAGTTCAGCAAGAGAGAGGACTTTCCtcaagcgtgtgtgtgtgcgtgcatgtgtgtatgtggcaCGTGTGTATGtggcacgtgtgtgtgcatgcatgagtGTGTCCACATATATACGCGTGTGTCTGCATACACTACCTGAACAGTGTGGGAGGGTGTGATGAGTCAGTGGCACCACTGTAGTGACCCTCAGCAGACTGTAACCTTCAGCCAGTGTGTGCTCTCCATGTCTCTGATCTCTCACGGGGTGGGTGATGTGGTTTTGAGAACCACAGGGTCCTGACAGCCCCCAGCATGGCTTGCCGATGCTTCCCGAGCACCCTTAGCCTGGGCCCTGGGgtgaggaggagaagaggtgctgcTGCCCTCACACCCTTACTGCGTAGGAGCGTGTGAAACAGGCTGGTGAGTGCTGTGTGTGAAGCGTGCCAGGCCCTCCAAGGCAAGAGGTCAAGGATGCTCCCTGCAGGGGATGATGGCCAAGCTGAAACTTTGGTTGCAGGGGAGGCAACCCGAGGAGGGGCCTGAGGCTGGGCACGGGCAGGGGGCATCCAAGCCATCCTGCGTGGATGAAAACTGGGTGTGTTTCTGCAATACGCAGTGCTCTAGGGGGAGACCTGACCACCGGCTGCATGCTTGCAGTTGGGTGTGATGTGCTTACGTGCCATGCAAACGTGGGCACATAGTCGTGGCCTCTTGACGATTGCACAGACACATCCCCAGCAAGGCAGCGTGGCACAGGAGCCAACAGGAAGGAATAAAGAAGGCATGGATTTCGTGGCACGCTTGATCCAACGGGGAAAGGTGGGATTCTGCTAATTTTGCTTAAGTAGAAATCTAAGGCTGATAATTACCTATCCAGGCTTCAGTCCAGAATAAGTGATTAATAAAAGAATTCTGCAGAACCAGGCCAGGGATCCTGGGCATCGGCGCTGTGGACATCTGGGGCTGGATTGTGCTCTGGGCCCATCCTGGGCACTGCCAGGTGTTCAGCATCCCTGGGCTCCACCACAAGATGTCGGGAGCACCCCACACACAAGCAGGGCCAACCAAAAGTGCCCCAGACACTGTCAAGCACTCCCTGGGGGGCAACTCGTTTCCCCAACAATGAACCAGGGTTGCTGCCGCCTGTCCTAACTGGGCACACCTCATGACGAGGGCTGGGATGCAGGTGCACCACTGGAAGGTGATCTCGGAAGTCAGGATGGGGAGTGGGGATGTGAgtcagggagggagaggagcttCCAGGGCACAGAACCAGAGGGACACGGGGTGCCACCCTGTTGTGTCCCCTGAGCTCTGGCAGAATGTACCTTGGTGTCCTGTAGGGGATGAGGACTGGGGGGGCATTTATCCACAGATGCTCATCACTGGTGGTTGAGGGTGACCGTGTGGGGACTTAAATCCCAGGCACTTCCAAGCCACCCAAAGGTGGGCTGAGCAGGTCCTCATGGGCACAGAGAAAGGCGACTGCAGAGAGAGGAGGGGTGGGCACGTGGGCCGGCGGGGTCATCCTGTCAGGAGCTGTCCCTGCACTCGCGAGACCTACGGGTGGGCTGGGgccctgccagatgccagccctGTCTTGCCAATGTCCTCCCTGTCTCCTGAAGGTGTGGTGCCAATGAACTGAAAGACGGATTGAAAATACTGTGAGAAGTTAGAAGTGCTATTCAGGTGTACGTTATTAGGTTATTCTCTGAGGGACTTTTAAAGTAAGATCAACTGGGGACAGCAGTGCAAGTGAAGGAAGAGTAAATGATGCCCAGATGGAGAGAAGAACATAGGAGCTGTCTATGCATTTCCGGAAGGAGGCGAGGTGCTCTGTGGGACACTGTCATGTTTGTATCCACCTAGGAGGCTACTCACGGACCAGGTCTAACTGATGGACCACCCACCTGGCAGCGTCGCTGTCACTCACCCAGGAGAGTGGGAGGTGAGACCGGCACTCCCAGGGTCCAGGTCTCCTTCCTGTGCCGGACCGGTGGGAGCTGGggcttccctgcctcccttcgaGTGGGCATGGCTGTGAGACCTGCTGTGGCCTATGAGGCTGGCTGAGGGTCACCAGCAGGGTCTCCGAGCAGAGGTGATGTGCTGATTTGTGGCGGAAGCACTCCACGCGGTGCATTCGTTCTTCCCCCAGCGATGGCGGAAGTGATCGGGAGGTGGAAGAGCCGGTGGAAGAGTGTTGATCCTGTCCATTCCTCAATATCCAGCCTCCGGCAAGAAGCTTCCATGGAAGCCTCGTGTTTAAAAGGGGGCAGGCGCGACCCAGCCCTCCCACAGGGTTCTGGGAACCCAgagagctgggtgctgtggtCTCAATGTTTGTGTCGCCaaaaattcctgtgttgaaacctaatcccccgTGGGAGTGCTTTGGAACGGGGCCTTCAGGAGGTGACTCAGTCCTGCTCCAGGGCCTCGTGATGGGGTTTGGGCCTGAGAAAAGGGAGTCCAGAGAGCCAGCTCGCCCCATCCACCGCGTGAGGAGGAGCCCTGTCTGTGAGCCAGGAAGCCCCACCAGACACGGAGGCTGCCGGCGCCTTGATGCtggacttcagcctccagagctgtgagaaaccAGTTTCTTGTCTGTAAGCCAGGCCGTTGGTGGAATTTTGTTATTGCAGCCCGAACAGATGAGCATGGTGCGTGGAGGCAGAGCCTGCTTCCCAGCCGTGTTTGTGTCCGTACATCTCCCACCAGCCCAGCCTGCAGCGGGCACTCGGCAAGCGAAGGCGGACCAGCACCTCCGTGCCTGCTCATGAGAGGAGGCCCGTCTCCTCCTTGCTCACCCCTTTTAAGGCCAAGCTCCCATTTTGCTCTGTGGACTTTGCTGAACGGTCCTGCCCAAGAGAACCCTCAGCACCTCTGGCACTGGAGTGTGGGACAAGTTTGACACTGGATTTTTCTAGAAATACACGTTCAGCGAAGGGCAGATGTGAAATCAGTGGTCACACAGGCTCCTGGTAACCACACAGCCCTGCAACAAATGGTAACCACGCAGCCCTAGGGCAAATGGCGTGGCTCGCCACAAGCCATCTCGAAACTCAACGCCAAGACATTTCTGAATATTAAATATGCAAAAAAGTTGCACAACCGTGTGCAAAGTACGTTTCCATTTAAGTGAAAAACATAAATCTAAGCATGTTTTTCGAAGCCACTGTATTTAGGCAACTTTGTAAGAAAAGTTCTGCAGCAACACACTGCAGACAGTGGTGCTTTTTACTTCTCAAGGAGAGGGGAGGACAGACAGGTGGCAGTGAAATGTGAGGTTCCCTTTCTGTGGGTCTTAATTTTGTTGAGGAGTTGTGTTTATATCTTACTTTTATACTGATacctagaaaaacataaaaattcgtCAACAATATGCTTTGCCAAAATAATCTGAGCAATGAAGCAACTATCAAGGAAAAGTGAAGTCCCTGCCCACCCACTCCACGCCCTCCCGTTTGCCAGTCAGGCTCAGCGCCTTCTCTGGGGCTTCCTTCCCATCGCAGCCACTCACCATTTCTTCCGCTTACGCAGATTGACCATATGTCTCCCACACACAGAGATGATTCTCAGCCCCACCGAGCTCATTTCCAGGCCTTGGAGAAGAGGAGCTGAGGGCCCCGCCAGGAAGCTCTGGGCAGAGGCTTGTGCCCAGGAAGAGCCCAGCCTCAGGGCCCTGCTCTCCAGCTGGGGCTGCAGCTGCCTTCCTTTCCCATCTTGCTGGTGTTAAACAGAGTTCATGGGAATTACTGAGCTGGATTCCAGCGCTTCCTGCCAGGAGGCAGCTCCCCTGGGAAACCTCCTGCCCCCCAACCCGAGATGGCTGCACGGTTGCTTCTCCCGCAGCTGGCTGCTgcgttcattctctttttcttccttttgggaCTGCAGGCTCACCAGCTCACCCAGCACATAACCCGGTAAATACCTGAACTAGTATCACCTGTTGCTGAGCATGTCTTTAATCTTAAAAGGATGGAGTGGAATCCACGTTCTGCCTCATTACCACGTTGGCATGTCTGAGCTTCAGTGTGGCCAACTGCATCAAATGATGGTCTCCTCCACAAGTCCGTGGCTGGGCCACTGCCAGTTGTTGttgataaagttttattggcacacgcCCCCTCGCTCATTTATGCATCCTGTGATCTGTGTGTGTTTCCTGCTGCCACAGCAGAGTTGAGtcattgcctgagagcacagaaaGGTTTTGCTCTCGGGCTCTTTGCAGAAAGCATTTACCAACTCTGTCCTATTCTAGGACATTCACCGCAGCAAGTGCACCCTCTGCCATCAgagctgtgctgtgtgcagctgTGTGTGAGCAAGGGTAATTCCACTCTGAAAGCCGTGTGTGCAGAGATTTGGGGAGCCCTGAGACTCTCATTTCTGCTCTAAAGACCTTTGAACAACcgttacttatttttaaaagtcaaaaagtataactaggccaggcacagtggctcatgcctgtaatcccagcactttgggaggccgaggcgtgggGGTTCACTTGAGGTTAGgcgttggagatcagcctggccaacatggtgaaaccttttctctactaaaaatttaaaaaaaaaaaaaaaaatcagccgggcatggtggcgggcacctgtaatcccagctactcaggaggctgaggtgggagaattgcttgaaaccaggaagtggaggttgcagtgagccaagatcacaccactgcactctagcctgtagGACAGAGCAAAAt
The sequence above is a segment of the Gorilla gorilla gorilla isolate KB3781 chromosome 19, NHGRI_mGorGor1-v2.1_pri, whole genome shotgun sequence genome. Coding sequences within it:
- the MRPL36 gene encoding large ribosomal subunit protein bL36m isoform X1 → MRTASGGAKHPIHHNMANLFIRKMVNPLLYLSRHTVKPRALSTFLFGSLRGAAPVAMEPGAAVRSLLSPGLLPHLLPALGFKNKTVLKKRCKDCYLVKRRGRWYVYCKTHPRHKQRQM
- the MRPL36 gene encoding large ribosomal subunit protein bL36m isoform X2, producing MANLFIRKMVNPLLYLSRHTVKPRALSTFLFGSLRGAAPVAMEPGAAVRSLLSPGLLPHLLPALGFKNKTVLKKRCKDCYLVKRRGRWYVYCKTHPRHKQRQM